In Nitrosococcus oceani ATCC 19707, the following proteins share a genomic window:
- a CDS encoding hydantoinase/oxoprolinase family protein has translation MLSRPLAISGWDIGGAHLKAALTDSQGRIAACIQLPCPLWQGLEKLQQAFSQMQLELKNKDCLAAITMTGELADLFNDRDEGVIKILEYASQHFQNIPVYVFAGTQGFISLEQAAKYTEAIASANYLATSQLAARHWKEGLFLDIGSTTSDLIPCKDSIPCPRGKNDQERLASGELLYSGVTRTPLIALARRAPLEGQWIRLAAEWFATTADVYHLLGRLSPSDDLHPSADNRGKQPRDCARRLARMVGTDSKHWPLPAWQGLAAYFAEQQCQQLTDAVFQVLSRVDISPKAPLIGAGIGRFLVAECARRLRRPYADFSEALDIHPPIPISADHAPAAALARLAWEQLRDKIH, from the coding sequence ATGCTATCCAGGCCACTCGCCATTAGCGGCTGGGACATCGGCGGCGCCCATCTCAAGGCCGCGCTGACTGATTCCCAAGGCCGAATTGCAGCCTGCATCCAATTACCCTGCCCCTTATGGCAGGGCCTGGAAAAGTTACAACAAGCTTTTAGTCAGATGCAGCTTGAACTTAAAAACAAGGATTGTTTAGCCGCAATTACCATGACGGGAGAACTGGCCGATTTGTTTAACGACCGGGATGAGGGGGTCATAAAGATACTGGAGTACGCTTCCCAGCACTTTCAGAATATACCGGTATATGTGTTCGCCGGAACCCAGGGGTTTATTTCCCTGGAACAGGCAGCAAAATATACTGAGGCTATCGCCTCCGCTAACTATCTCGCCACTAGCCAGCTAGCCGCACGTCACTGGAAGGAGGGTCTGTTCCTAGACATTGGCAGCACTACGAGTGACCTTATTCCCTGCAAGGATAGCATTCCATGCCCCCGAGGCAAAAATGATCAGGAGCGCCTCGCAAGCGGTGAGTTACTTTATAGTGGGGTAACCCGCACCCCCCTCATAGCCTTGGCACGACGGGCTCCCCTAGAGGGACAGTGGATACGGCTAGCAGCGGAATGGTTTGCAACCACGGCTGATGTTTACCATCTATTGGGCCGGCTCTCCCCAAGTGACGATCTTCATCCAAGCGCTGATAACCGGGGCAAACAACCACGAGATTGTGCCCGACGCCTGGCTCGAATGGTGGGAACGGATAGCAAACATTGGCCACTCCCAGCCTGGCAAGGGCTGGCAGCCTATTTTGCCGAGCAACAATGCCAGCAGCTTACTGACGCGGTTTTTCAGGTACTTTCGCGAGTAGATATCTCCCCAAAAGCTCCCCTAATCGGCGCAGGGATAGGGCGTTTCCTCGTTGCTGAATGTGCCCGGCGGCTTCGCCGGCCCTATGCCGATTTTTCCGAAGCCTTAGATATTCACCCGCCCATTCCCATAAGTGCTGACCACGCCCCAGCTGCTGCCCTTGCCCGGCTTGCCTGGGAGCAACTGCGAGATAAAATCCACTAG
- a CDS encoding ATP-grasp domain-containing protein: MAKLQRAPSSKLGIRCNQGGWNQLHPILILANSGRALAQSAAASGYRVVVADNYGDRETRQAALAWIRIFSGANVGHWRQKIVRFIEAEKYPVGLIFGSGFENRPDIMEELSRRGILLGNTPHCVRLLKDPRRFFPLLGKLTIPAPEVQLQLPDNPLGWLCKAIGGAGGHHIFPATIPNIRRQQLWVRQGWTTAAPVPYYYQRKLEGQPGSVLFLANGKEVQILGYHYLWLAPTPAMPYRYGGIAAPLNLTPSAGALLRNYLQAIVTATGLRGLNGLDFIHGSQGIQVLEINPRPPASLDLYQDRFSPFDAHVKACLGSSLPIQIAPIAVARAFSILYSPHPWRIPPNIVWPAFCTDLPAENTLIKREEPLCSIHAMATSTETCQQLIRRRQNQVLEWLTSSF, translated from the coding sequence ATGGCGAAACTCCAACGAGCGCCTTCTAGTAAGCTCGGAATTCGCTGTAATCAAGGGGGGTGGAACCAGCTCCACCCTATCCTCATTCTAGCCAATAGCGGGCGAGCGCTTGCTCAATCCGCAGCTGCAAGCGGATATCGGGTAGTAGTTGCCGATAACTACGGGGATAGAGAAACCCGCCAAGCCGCGCTTGCCTGGATACGGATTTTTTCTGGTGCTAATGTGGGACATTGGCGCCAAAAGATAGTGCGGTTTATTGAGGCGGAAAAATATCCAGTAGGCCTAATCTTCGGCAGCGGATTTGAAAACCGTCCTGACATCATGGAAGAATTGAGCCGTAGGGGAATATTGCTAGGGAATACGCCTCACTGTGTCCGCTTACTCAAAGATCCCCGCCGTTTTTTTCCATTGCTTGGGAAGCTTACGATTCCAGCACCAGAAGTCCAGCTTCAACTCCCCGATAATCCTCTAGGATGGCTATGCAAGGCTATTGGCGGCGCGGGTGGTCATCATATATTCCCGGCTACAATACCCAACATCCGTCGGCAACAGCTTTGGGTGCGCCAAGGGTGGACTACCGCTGCCCCTGTCCCTTACTATTATCAACGTAAACTGGAAGGACAGCCGGGATCAGTATTATTTCTTGCTAATGGCAAGGAAGTACAAATCCTCGGCTATCATTATCTATGGCTTGCCCCTACTCCTGCCATGCCTTACCGCTATGGCGGAATTGCTGCTCCCCTGAATTTGACTCCATCTGCTGGCGCCCTTTTACGAAACTATCTACAAGCAATTGTGACAGCCACAGGTCTGCGTGGTCTTAACGGTCTGGATTTTATCCATGGATCGCAGGGGATTCAGGTTCTAGAAATTAACCCTCGCCCCCCTGCTTCCCTGGATCTGTATCAAGATCGTTTTAGCCCCTTTGACGCCCATGTCAAAGCTTGCCTAGGTAGCTCTCTTCCCATACAGATAGCCCCCATAGCTGTTGCACGGGCCTTTTCCATCCTCTATTCTCCTCATCCGTGGCGAATACCCCCTAATATAGTCTGGCCAGCTTTTTGCACTGATCTCCCGGCTGAAAATACCCTAATTAAGCGGGAAGAACCCCTTTGCTCCATCCATGCCATGGCAACCAGCACCGAAACCTGTCAGCAGTTGATTCGACGGCGTCAAAATCAAGTGCTGGAATGGTTGACCTCATCGTTCTAA
- the aroK gene encoding shikimate kinase AroK — MLNFNIFLVGPMGSGKTTIGRYLARITGKNFYDSDREIESRTGVSIPVIFEIEGESGFRQRECKIIAELVQLNNIVLATGGGAVLAAENRRELSQRGIVVYLYAPPKQLYRRTSHDNNRPLLRTGNPLERLKCLLKERDPLYREVADVIIKTGKQPVKAVANEVLRQLRQYKGGAPQRKSFVHVKSNKGA; from the coding sequence ATGCTTAATTTTAATATTTTCCTTGTGGGTCCCATGGGGTCCGGTAAAACGACCATTGGCCGGTATCTAGCTAGGATAACGGGTAAGAACTTTTATGATAGCGATCGTGAAATTGAATCCCGTACCGGGGTTAGCATTCCCGTTATTTTTGAAATTGAGGGGGAAAGTGGTTTTCGGCAACGCGAATGTAAGATTATTGCTGAGCTTGTCCAACTAAACAATATTGTATTGGCTACCGGAGGGGGGGCTGTACTTGCCGCCGAGAATCGGCGGGAATTATCTCAGCGGGGAATCGTCGTTTATTTATATGCGCCGCCAAAGCAGCTGTATCGTCGCACCTCGCATGATAACAATCGCCCTTTATTGCGGACAGGAAATCCGTTAGAACGCTTGAAGTGCTTGCTTAAAGAACGTGATCCCCTCTATCGGGAGGTGGCGGATGTTATCATTAAAACCGGTAAACAACCTGTTAAGGCGGTTGCGAATGAGGTACTCAGGCAACTTAGACAGTATAAAGGCGGTGCTCCCCAGAGAAAATCTTTCGTGCATGTTAAAAGTAATAAAGGTGCTTAA
- a CDS encoding ATP-grasp domain-containing protein codes for MKILVYEHITSGAFCTESLPSHLAREGDAILQALLYDLARTQGVQSVILRDFRLDTPPYIHRCHYIRNLNDFRRCWLISLDYVDGVLPIAPESDNLLAEIQSWVLKAGKRLLGCRPEATAIVTSKTRTARHLAAAGLVTAPTVWLKDWQPDTFTESALICKPDDGAGCSNLLYFENTAALSAWKQQRAPEIWGKQIVQPYIWGTASSLCLLCADGEARLLCGNRQGLRITEGTIQLTSITVNGVNSQEFYPPSFQEIADIIATALPGLWGFVGVDLVLSPQPVIIEINPRLTTSYIGLREVYGINPGTWLLTLLNKGMKAVELPPRPCQKVTVATEEGDAIQATRH; via the coding sequence ATGAAAATCCTCGTCTACGAACATATTACCAGCGGCGCGTTCTGTACAGAATCCTTACCCAGCCACTTGGCCAGGGAAGGCGATGCCATACTGCAAGCATTACTTTATGATTTAGCAAGAACGCAAGGCGTACAGTCCGTGATTCTCCGAGATTTTCGCCTAGATACGCCCCCTTACATTCACCGCTGCCATTATATTCGCAACTTGAATGATTTTCGCCGTTGCTGGCTCATTTCCTTAGACTATGTCGATGGGGTCTTACCCATTGCCCCCGAGAGCGATAACTTATTGGCTGAGATCCAGTCCTGGGTGCTCAAGGCGGGCAAACGTTTACTCGGCTGCCGCCCCGAGGCTACCGCTATTGTAACAAGCAAAACCCGGACAGCCAGGCATTTAGCAGCGGCAGGACTCGTTACTGCACCCACAGTCTGGCTCAAGGACTGGCAACCTGATACTTTCACGGAGAGCGCCTTGATCTGCAAGCCAGATGATGGCGCGGGATGTAGCAACCTTTTATATTTTGAGAATACAGCCGCATTATCTGCCTGGAAACAGCAGAGAGCTCCGGAAATTTGGGGAAAACAAATCGTTCAACCCTATATTTGGGGAACGGCTAGCAGCCTTTGTCTGCTTTGTGCTGATGGTGAAGCCCGGTTATTATGCGGGAATCGCCAAGGGCTCCGGATTACCGAAGGAACAATCCAGCTTACCAGTATTACGGTAAATGGGGTAAACTCTCAGGAATTTTATCCTCCCTCCTTCCAGGAAATTGCCGATATAATTGCCACGGCCCTCCCTGGTTTATGGGGTTTCGTTGGAGTGGATCTAGTCTTGAGTCCACAACCGGTAATCATAGAAATCAATCCCCGCTTAACAACGAGCTACATAGGGCTGCGGGAAGTTTACGGAATAAATCCGGGTACCTGGCTGCTTACTCTACTTAATAAAGGGATGAAAGCCGTGGAGTTACCGCCTCGCCCCTGTCAAAAGGTGACCGTTGCAACGGAGGAAGGAGATGCTATCCAGGCCACTCGCCATTAG
- the aroB gene encoding 3-dehydroquinate synthase: MITVQVDLQERSYPIYIGSGLLKQNSLLAKHIVGSEVMVVTNETVAPLYLDTLLKGLKDYRCAEIILPDGEQHKTLAVLQQIFDDLLKVPFSRHCTVIALGGGVIGDMAGFAAACYQRGVAYIQVPTTLLAQVDSSVGGKTAVNHPLGKNMIGAFYQPRCVLADTDTLDTLDERQLRAGLAEVIKYGLIRDIDFFTWLEEHASEVLAREPSALIHAIERSCRNKAEIVAADERESGVRAILNLGHTFGHAIETGLGYGAWLHGEAVAAGMAMAADLSQRLGWLSATEVGRVLNLLERAGLPRHSPEAIHKARFLELMAVDKKVIDGCLRLVLLRQLGQAVVTDGFDSDLLEATIDKATV; the protein is encoded by the coding sequence ATGATTACAGTACAAGTCGATCTTCAAGAGCGTAGCTATCCTATCTATATTGGCAGCGGCCTACTAAAACAAAATTCCCTTTTAGCAAAACATATCGTGGGATCTGAAGTCATGGTAGTCACTAATGAGACGGTGGCTCCATTATATTTAGATACTCTCTTGAAGGGCCTCAAAGATTATCGATGTGCCGAAATCATTTTACCTGACGGCGAGCAGCATAAGACTTTGGCAGTGCTGCAGCAAATCTTTGATGATCTGCTTAAAGTGCCCTTCTCCCGGCATTGCACGGTGATTGCATTAGGTGGGGGAGTAATCGGTGATATGGCAGGCTTTGCCGCTGCCTGTTACCAACGGGGAGTCGCTTATATTCAGGTTCCCACCACCTTGTTAGCGCAGGTAGATTCCTCTGTTGGGGGAAAAACAGCGGTGAATCATCCTCTAGGCAAGAATATGATCGGGGCCTTTTACCAGCCTCGCTGCGTTTTAGCGGATACAGATACTCTCGATACTCTTGATGAGCGGCAGCTGCGGGCGGGATTAGCTGAAGTCATAAAATACGGCCTTATCAGAGATATCGACTTCTTTACCTGGCTAGAGGAGCATGCCAGCGAAGTATTGGCGCGAGAGCCTTCAGCATTGATCCATGCCATTGAACGATCTTGTCGTAATAAAGCCGAGATAGTCGCCGCCGATGAACGGGAATCAGGGGTGCGGGCGATTCTCAATCTAGGCCATACTTTTGGCCATGCCATTGAAACAGGGCTGGGCTATGGTGCCTGGCTACATGGCGAGGCCGTTGCGGCGGGGATGGCAATGGCGGCGGATTTATCGCAGCGGTTGGGATGGCTGTCGGCCACGGAAGTAGGCCGGGTGCTCAATTTACTGGAGCGGGCGGGCCTTCCCCGGCATTCTCCCGAAGCCATCCATAAGGCTCGTTTCCTGGAGTTGATGGCAGTAGATAAAAAAGTCATTGATGGATGTTTACGCCTAGTCTTACTAAGGCAGCTGGGACAAGCTGTCGTCACCGATGGTTTTGATTCTGATTTGCTCGAAGCCACAATAGACAAGGCCACCGTTTGA
- a CDS encoding amino acid kinase → MQVIKIGGSLYESRCLPRWLHQLATLEAGKAIIVPGGGPFANQVRHAQKCWGISDACAHTMALLAMEQFGYLLQGLEPTLRLAASPKEIKEVVSQQQIPIWLPATELLDQPEIPKNWEVTSDSLAAWLSSKLKASRLVLIKKVRLSEPVISVHSLVTRGIVDAAFPRFLHSITIPCYCITADNYPQIALKGIVNMGTRISPD, encoded by the coding sequence ATGCAGGTGATTAAAATTGGTGGCAGCCTCTATGAAAGCCGCTGCCTACCTAGGTGGCTTCATCAACTCGCCACCTTGGAGGCAGGAAAAGCCATTATCGTACCAGGTGGCGGACCCTTCGCTAACCAAGTACGTCATGCTCAAAAGTGCTGGGGGATATCCGATGCCTGTGCCCATACCATGGCCTTACTTGCTATGGAACAGTTTGGTTATTTACTGCAGGGCCTGGAACCTACGCTTCGTCTCGCTGCTAGCCCCAAAGAAATTAAAGAAGTAGTAAGCCAGCAGCAAATTCCCATTTGGTTACCTGCAACCGAATTATTGGATCAACCTGAGATCCCCAAGAATTGGGAGGTTACCTCTGACAGTCTAGCTGCCTGGCTTAGCAGCAAGCTAAAAGCCAGCCGTCTAGTATTGATCAAAAAAGTGCGGCTATCCGAACCGGTTATTAGCGTCCATTCCCTTGTCACCCGGGGAATCGTTGATGCCGCTTTCCCCCGTTTTCTTCACTCTATTACCATTCCCTGTTATTGCATTACCGCCGATAATTACCCGCAAATCGCTCTGAAGGGTATCGTCAATATGGGAACCCGAATCTCTCCGGATTAA
- a CDS encoding HisA/HisF-related TIM barrel protein produces the protein MQLLPVLDLWGGVVVHARGGQRDSYLPLNSPFAPNSSPLQVVAGLLQWCRFQQLYIADLNAIMGDGNNHFMIAAIARSYPDLELWVDGGTARHEAVAQLFALGVARPVVGTETLPDLESWQALQSSWPEQLALSMDHRRGAFLGPAGLDRQPELWPGTVIAMSLDQIGSQQGPDWSLLERLGQRSLRKRISLLAAGGVRCLEDLKQLAAWGVEGVLLASALHDGSLNPAELQQML, from the coding sequence ATGCAGCTCCTTCCGGTGCTTGATTTATGGGGTGGGGTAGTCGTTCATGCTAGGGGCGGGCAACGGGATAGTTACTTGCCTTTAAATTCCCCCTTTGCTCCTAATTCTTCGCCTTTACAGGTAGTGGCCGGATTGCTGCAATGGTGCCGCTTCCAACAATTATATATTGCTGATTTAAACGCTATTATGGGGGATGGCAATAATCATTTCATGATAGCCGCTATTGCGCGAAGTTATCCTGATTTAGAATTATGGGTAGATGGGGGAACCGCCCGCCATGAAGCGGTCGCCCAGTTATTTGCGCTCGGGGTTGCACGGCCCGTGGTAGGAACGGAAACCCTACCTGATTTAGAATCCTGGCAAGCGCTGCAAAGCTCGTGGCCGGAACAGCTAGCACTCTCTATGGACCACCGGAGGGGAGCATTTCTTGGCCCCGCGGGATTGGATCGGCAACCAGAATTGTGGCCGGGGACCGTCATTGCCATGAGTCTGGATCAAATAGGGAGCCAGCAAGGACCGGATTGGTCCCTATTGGAACGGTTAGGGCAAAGATCTCTCCGCAAGAGGATATCTTTGTTGGCAGCAGGGGGAGTCCGTTGTTTGGAGGATTTAAAGCAGCTCGCAGCATGGGGGGTCGAAGGGGTATTGTTGGCGAGCGCCTTGCATGATGGTAGCCTAAATCCTGCGGAATTGCAGCAGATGTTATAA
- a CDS encoding RimK family alpha-L-glutamate ligase: protein MIRPAYLPMLRIVIFNNSHGWHSKQLEAALAPQGVAIIRSNLAQCRIDLDSPSGLHIPGLGGDLPDAAIVRGIAAGSFEQITLRLDVLHTLAEFGIPVLNTASAIERTVDKARTSLLLRHRRVPTPRAWACEDLAQARHLSAQAQREKRELVLKPLFGCQGQGIIRIGKPADLEACEPTGGLYYLQEFIRPAQPNIWQDWRVFVIGHRPIAAMVRRGQGWITNVARGAQYFPAPLEREIGALACQATQAVAVDYGGVDIIQTPAQGFQVLEVNSIPSWKALQQTTEVNIAGALAKNLLERLHSSYFAHSGSSQKI, encoded by the coding sequence GTGATAAGACCAGCCTATCTCCCCATGCTCCGGATTGTCATCTTTAACAATAGCCACGGTTGGCATAGCAAACAGCTAGAAGCAGCCCTAGCGCCCCAGGGGGTTGCTATTATTCGTTCGAATTTGGCTCAATGCCGAATTGATCTGGATTCGCCCTCTGGACTTCACATCCCTGGCCTTGGGGGCGACCTACCGGATGCGGCAATAGTCCGTGGTATTGCCGCTGGGAGCTTCGAACAAATCACCTTGCGGTTAGATGTCTTGCACACTTTGGCTGAATTTGGGATTCCCGTATTGAATACCGCCTCCGCCATTGAACGCACGGTGGACAAAGCGCGGACTTCGCTGCTCCTGCGCCACAGAAGAGTTCCTACGCCACGGGCCTGGGCGTGCGAAGATTTAGCGCAAGCCCGCCATCTCAGCGCCCAGGCGCAGCGGGAAAAGCGCGAGCTTGTTCTTAAACCGTTATTTGGCTGTCAAGGGCAAGGCATTATCCGCATAGGCAAGCCTGCTGATCTAGAGGCTTGCGAACCTACGGGAGGTCTTTACTATCTACAAGAATTCATACGGCCGGCTCAGCCTAATATTTGGCAGGACTGGCGGGTCTTTGTAATCGGTCACCGTCCTATTGCGGCAATGGTTCGCCGTGGCCAAGGCTGGATCACCAACGTAGCGCGGGGCGCTCAATATTTTCCTGCCCCTTTAGAGAGAGAAATAGGCGCCTTAGCCTGTCAAGCAACCCAAGCTGTCGCGGTTGACTATGGCGGCGTGGACATCATCCAAACACCAGCACAAGGGTTTCAAGTGCTCGAGGTCAATAGCATCCCTTCCTGGAAAGCCCTGCAACAAACCACGGAAGTTAATATTGCTGGCGCGCTAGCAAAAAACCTATTGGAGCGACTACACTCCTCCTATTTTGCACACAGCGGTAGCTCGCAGAAAATTTAG
- the pabB gene encoding aminodeoxychorismate synthase component I, translating to MKYSPRYAELPYSEDSAPLFEAIRQEPWAIFLDSGWPVNQSGRFDILAADPFMTFSCWGSETTIRKRHEAFSSLENPFILLQSELRRYTRNPSSIFPELPLTGGAMGYFGYDLGRRIEQLPTLALDMEGMPEMAIGLYDWVIVVDHRQQRSLLVGQGYDYRTWERWEALQSHLSQCHDSAPSQTTFRLWEPIESNLKQKDYQQAFTSIQHYIREGDCYQVNLAQRFEALAQGDPWALYRRLRLLNAAPFSAYFAIPEGAVLSTSPERFLRTNAGGVESHPIKGTRPRNPDPIADRKLALELQNSPKDRAENVMIVDLLRNDLGRVCLPGAIHVPRLCAIESFATVHHLVSTIRGRLTPGRDSIDLLQACFPGGSVTGAPKVRAMEIIEELEPHRRGVYCGSLGYIGFDGNMDTNIAIRTLVYSQSYLRFWAGGGIVADSVEEVEYQETLDKAAAILQALSEYTAPVSNRVP from the coding sequence ATGAAATATTCACCCCGCTACGCGGAACTGCCCTATTCCGAAGATTCGGCTCCCCTTTTCGAGGCAATCCGACAGGAACCCTGGGCCATATTTTTGGATAGTGGCTGGCCTGTCAATCAATCGGGGCGGTTCGACATCCTTGCGGCAGATCCCTTCATGACTTTCAGCTGCTGGGGATCTGAGACCACCATCCGCAAACGCCATGAGGCTTTTTCAAGCCTTGAAAACCCCTTTATCCTGTTGCAGTCCGAACTTCGCCGCTACACCCGCAATCCCTCCTCTATTTTTCCCGAACTCCCTTTAACCGGTGGCGCCATGGGTTATTTTGGCTATGATCTAGGACGGCGTATAGAGCAATTACCTACCCTTGCACTTGATATGGAAGGCATGCCGGAGATGGCGATTGGACTTTATGATTGGGTCATTGTCGTTGACCACCGCCAGCAGCGCAGCCTGTTAGTAGGGCAGGGCTATGATTATCGTACTTGGGAACGATGGGAAGCCCTACAATCCCATCTTAGCCAGTGTCATGACTCAGCACCATCGCAAACGACTTTTCGCTTATGGGAACCAATCGAGTCCAATCTGAAACAGAAAGACTATCAACAGGCGTTTACAAGTATCCAACATTATATTCGTGAGGGAGATTGCTATCAGGTCAACTTGGCACAACGTTTTGAAGCCCTTGCCCAAGGCGATCCCTGGGCGCTCTATCGTCGCTTACGCTTGCTCAATGCCGCTCCCTTCAGCGCCTACTTCGCTATCCCCGAAGGGGCCGTGCTAAGCACCTCGCCAGAACGATTCTTACGCACCAACGCAGGCGGAGTGGAAAGTCATCCTATCAAGGGCACCCGGCCCCGAAATCCCGATCCGATAGCGGATCGGAAGCTTGCCCTGGAGCTTCAAAACAGCCCTAAAGATCGGGCGGAAAATGTGATGATCGTTGATCTTCTGCGCAACGATCTAGGCCGGGTATGCCTCCCAGGCGCAATCCATGTTCCCAGACTCTGTGCCATCGAGTCCTTTGCTACCGTCCACCATCTAGTGAGCACCATACGCGGCCGGCTTACCCCCGGACGAGATTCTATTGATCTACTCCAGGCTTGCTTTCCTGGAGGGTCTGTTACCGGTGCTCCCAAAGTACGCGCCATGGAAATTATCGAGGAATTAGAACCCCATCGCCGTGGAGTCTATTGCGGCAGCTTGGGCTACATTGGTTTTGATGGCAATATGGATACTAATATTGCTATCCGCACCCTGGTTTACAGCCAAAGCTATTTGCGCTTCTGGGCAGGCGGGGGAATCGTCGCCGACTCGGTGGAGGAAGTTGAATACCAGGAAACCCTAGATAAAGCGGCAGCTATTTTACAGGCTTTGAGCGAATATACTGCTCCAGTATCTAATAGAGTCCCATAA
- the pntB gene encoding Re/Si-specific NAD(P)(+) transhydrogenase subunit beta has translation MSQGLVTMAYIGAAILFILSLGGLSHQETARRGNIYGMVGMTIAILATILSEAVAGIGAYILLTITMVIGAVVGVKVAQQVKMTQMPELVAILHSFVGLAAVLVGYTNFIAADNHLIGVEKTIHDVETYLGVLIGALTCSGSVIAFGKLSGRISGKPLLLPARHWLNLGLLILAIWLGKAFVEAESMGGGLFFLFLMTVIALGFGVHMVMTIGGADMPVVISMLNSYSGWAAAATGFMLANDLLIVTGALVGSSGAILSYIMCRAMNRNFISVIMGGFGTEGGSATAPVAGGTSEVNAITAEETTHLLEAAKNIIIVPGYGMAVAHAQHTVYEITKLLRKQNINVRFAIHPVAGRMPGHMNVLLAEAKVPYDIVLEMDEINQDFPNTDVVIVIGANDIVNPSAQDSPDSPIAGMPVLEVWKAKTTIVLKRGMATGYAGVDNPLFYKENNRMLFGDAKESLDAVLSHLHNDIREVASYQAVTN, from the coding sequence ATGTCCCAAGGTTTAGTTACTATGGCCTATATTGGCGCAGCTATCCTATTCATTCTGAGCTTGGGTGGTCTGAGTCACCAAGAAACGGCCCGGCGCGGTAATATCTATGGGATGGTCGGCATGACCATCGCTATTCTCGCCACTATCCTCAGCGAGGCGGTGGCCGGCATCGGCGCCTATATACTGCTAACCATCACTATGGTTATTGGCGCTGTCGTAGGGGTTAAAGTGGCCCAGCAGGTCAAAATGACTCAAATGCCGGAGCTAGTGGCCATACTGCATAGTTTTGTGGGCCTTGCCGCTGTCCTGGTGGGCTATACCAATTTCATTGCTGCAGACAATCACCTTATTGGCGTTGAAAAAACCATTCATGACGTTGAAACTTATCTCGGCGTACTGATCGGCGCACTCACCTGTTCCGGTTCCGTCATCGCATTTGGTAAACTGAGTGGACGCATCAGCGGCAAGCCGTTGTTGCTACCTGCCCGCCACTGGTTGAATCTAGGGCTTTTGATTCTGGCAATCTGGCTAGGTAAAGCCTTTGTAGAGGCCGAATCGATGGGAGGTGGACTATTCTTCCTGTTTCTCATGACGGTGATTGCCCTGGGGTTTGGCGTTCATATGGTGATGACCATTGGTGGAGCAGACATGCCCGTGGTTATCTCCATGCTTAACAGCTATTCAGGATGGGCAGCGGCCGCTACTGGCTTCATGCTTGCAAATGATTTGCTCATCGTCACAGGTGCGCTGGTGGGCAGCAGTGGCGCTATCCTAAGCTATATCATGTGCCGGGCAATGAACCGCAATTTCATTAGCGTGATAATGGGAGGGTTCGGCACGGAAGGAGGCAGCGCTACCGCCCCCGTCGCTGGTGGTACGAGCGAAGTCAACGCCATTACCGCTGAAGAGACCACCCATCTCTTGGAAGCTGCTAAAAACATTATCATCGTTCCAGGCTATGGCATGGCGGTAGCCCATGCTCAGCATACCGTTTATGAAATCACCAAATTATTGCGCAAGCAAAATATTAACGTACGGTTTGCGATCCATCCCGTTGCCGGACGCATGCCGGGCCACATGAACGTGCTGCTTGCGGAGGCCAAGGTGCCCTATGACATCGTCCTAGAGATGGATGAAATTAACCAGGATTTTCCCAACACAGATGTGGTGATAGTGATTGGAGCCAACGATATCGTCAATCCTTCGGCCCAGGATAGCCCTGATAGTCCCATTGCAGGCATGCCGGTGCTTGAAGTATGGAAGGCAAAAACAACCATCGTGCTCAAACGAGGCATGGCTACAGGCTATGCTGGCGTAGATAATCCATTATTTTATAAAGAAAATAATAGGATGCTGTTCGGTGATGCCAAGGAAAGCCTGGATGCCGTGCTCTCCCATCTCCATAATGATATCCGGGAAGTTGCTTCTTATCAGGCCGTTACAAACTAG